Within Coffea arabica cultivar ET-39 chromosome 4e, Coffea Arabica ET-39 HiFi, whole genome shotgun sequence, the genomic segment CCACTTTCCTTCAATCGAACGGCCAGTTTGTCCGTTTCTGGGCGAAGGACCACTAGTTGCATTACATCCCATAGTCGGACCCTTCCGCCTCAAACCAAATGAGATGTTGCCACGTGTACTCGAAGCAAATtgtaactatttttttttttttttctgagaaaCTCAGACTTTTGATAAGTAAAGTTACTCTGGGAGAGAACTTCAAAaaccggcaacttttgaagtttCCCCCAGACCTTAAATACCCAAACCCCAAACCCCCCCgaaccgatgtgggatagaaaccTCCACAAAGGGATGCCCTGCTGCTAAGAGATAACGACCCCCCAAACACCCACTAATAGGTTTCTGTCTTTTTGTCTTTTCTGAGAAACTCAGACTTTTGATAAGTAAAGTTACTCTGGGAGAGAACTTCAAAAGTTGaacttcaaaagccggcaacttttgaagtttCCCCCAGACCTTAAATACCCAAACCCCAAACCCCCCGtaccgatgtgggatagaaaccTCCACAAAGGAAGCAAATTGTAACTATATCGCACGCTTTTGTATATAAAGTGTGGTGTGACCAGTAACTTTTGGCTGTGGATGGGattgaaaaggataaaagacGTCGCGTGAACGACAATCAAAGCGGAACCCGGATCTCCATCGGTCAGAtttgcttttttgtttttcttctgtgGATAATCCATGATTTTAGTGTAGAGAATCTGATAAATGATGCCTCTCTAGACTTCAATGGGTTCGGAGAGAGGCCCATGAAGTAGTACGTTGTTTAGGTCCAGATGCAAGTAGGACTAAAAGACTCAGTTAAGTTATTTAAGCTATTCAGTACTCGATTCAAGTTTGACTTGATAACAATTTGTTCAAATTTAGTTCATTAACTAATTAAACTAAACTTAAATAGCACTTTGCATCTAATAAATGTTCAAGCTTGATTTAATTagtataaaattgaaatttataaGTAAAAAACTTAAGTTACTCGAGCTAGATTTGAATTTGACTCGATAAAAACACATTTGAGTTCGATGGAGGATAGTTAAACAAGTCAGATTTAAATAGAATTTCAAACttgataaaataattaaacaagattgaacaataaaattttcaatttgattAAACTCGTTAATAGTCCTACATACGAGTGGAGTGTCTGATAGTGTGAAGTGAGTTGATACTTGATACAATGCCTTCTTGCATTGATGCTATGTTTCATAGGGGATTTGGCTTATGCTATGTTTCATAGGGGATTTGGCTTACTTAAAAGTGATACGAGTGAAGtgattttatatataaaaaatgaatttattaTACAAATTACATATTATAAGTGCTCCATTTGTCATCTATGGAGGGCTAAGAAAGTGTGCTTGCATATCTCATTAATCATTTGGAATATTATTTTGAATTGCAttgtaaatacattttttaatcacctttttatctcatatatatatatatatatatatatatataatatcacaaaaaagtgctacaataattattctaaaaaatttgtcaaataagCTTTTATCCAAACACACCATTATCTTGGATGTTTGAGATGTGTCACCGGTTGAAGGAAAGTGAAGAAGAATAGAATGAATtgggtgtgacagccccacctccccctagggcgtaccccagggttccgCGGGTCACCTGCCTAACTcttgtcaggactcactcactcatagctcaagaaaaataatgtacatccatagaaaataaataacacatccacttcaacttaatatatacattgatgctcaaatccagatacaaagcttttacacaccaaaatacttcaaagcagctcaactaaaacaaagagattagggtaagaaagtattggtcaaaTGGTGTACTTAACCGGTAACAAACAGCGCATGTCGGTTGAAGCTGTTTTTTCCTAACTCGCCcgtacttgtgtttttacttatggttcactagcttattattatcacttctaatcacacattttTCTTATCTAATACTTATTCTTATccatcaaatttagtacacacacctcatcaagtgatcacactaccaaaatgcaccaaaacacaccaaaaaccctagtatgcacaaaaaaatCCTAGCTTATGCCAtccctttagaaaaatcataacttgagttataaatgtcaaacattcatacaacttggcctgttaaaaactagatttcaaatactaataatctttagaagacacctcaaagagattcaattcataagttggtccaaattgagccataagctactacaacattcctattgttacttgtgcaggggcagaatttttagtcaactttgccaattttctagaatttatagagatcgaatcaaactctgaattttCTACCGTAGGAAgctctatgagtctagtttcaaacgcaacaaacggaactcaattccgacctTCCTATatgaagttatagccaatttcccaaagctgcgcagagcctcctgcgaaaatttttgattttctaacaacttgagaatatgaaacttttcttaacaaaattcactctcttggctcaaatgtaagtgagttcacataagaGTTATAAAGACAAGTGAAATTACGGGGTCTTACATTGGGAGTTAGGTTTAGTTTGGAATTTTCAGAAAGTTTTCTTGTTTAGTTAGATTGTCTTCTTTTGTTGGTAAATTTACAGCTCAACATGTTCTCAAATTTTGACGTGTTAGAATTTTCTTTCGAAGTAAATAACTACAATTCTCTAACTAAGGCCAAATTCTTGGTAAGATTTTATATGTGGAAATCATGGAATGCTCTTCAAACCTTTAATTGatctttcatttggaaatgtGAAAACTAAAAGCCGAGAGATTCTGGCAATGCTCATTGCAACAGTCAAATCCGTTTTGTCCTACATGATAAATTGTTGTACTTGAGTAGACAAATGAACCAATGACCCTCCACCACTAAAGATTTTAAATCTTAGCGGAACGGAAGGTTAAGGGTTCAAACTTTATCTTCCATCAACGTGTTATTGTatgtgatttttcttaaattcatATGGGTGCATAGTTCACCTGTCTAATCCGATGGTAGTTCAATCCTCGTCGATTTCTTTAAATCTCGTTAGATCTCACCCCCTCCCCTAGTCTGATGGTGGTTCAATCCCCGTCAGTTTCTCTAAATCCCGTTAGATCTCTCCTCGTCCCCTAATGTATGCAAAAAAAGAGAAGGCAAATGAGAAACAGTGTAGGCCGATCAATTAAGAGAGAAAACTTGATGACAAGGGGAGAAGTGTGTATTTATTGGTTATAGCGTAAGCAAGATTAACTATTGTATTGCCCTAATCAATTACGAGAGAAACTTGATGACAAGCGGGAGAAGTGTGTATTTATTGGTTATAGTGTAAGctattgttgtgtgtgtgtgtgtataaagAGCAAGCAAATGAGAAACAGTGTAGGCTGATCAATTAAGTGAGAAACTTGATGACAAGGAGGAGAAGtgtgtatttatttattatagtgTAGGCTAGACTAATAgttgtgtgtgtatatatatatatatatatatatatatatatatatatatatataagaataGTGTAGGCTAATCAATTAAGTGACAAATTTGATGACAAGGGGGAGAAGTGTGTATTTATTGGTTATAGTGTAGGCTAGACTAACtgttgtgtatatatataaatatatataaagagCAGGTAAATGAGAAACAGTATAGGCTAATCAATGAAGAGAGAAACTTGCTGACAAGAGGAAGAAGTGTGTATTGATTGGTTATAATGAAGTCCCTCGGGTTTATAGGTTGTATAATCTTGTATAAATAATCTCATGCTTCAAATGACCAAACCGTGTATGCCACAACGAATTACTATCATCTATCATCGTACTTAAACAGGAAAAATTGGCAATACTCAAATTCAGTGGAAATAAGCGATTTGAAGTCATTGACACATTGACAATCATTCCAATATTGTTATAAAAAATAGTACAAGTATCATTCGTGTTAcaaatatcatatttttttctcaaacaaCTAATCCATACTAAACAAATTATGATGCAACCCAGGAACATAGAAAACATCATAAATAAAATCAGTAGACCAATTTTTCAGGCTAATAGGATTTTTTCCCTTACCAAAAACTGGTGAAACAATGTTATTCCCAAATTTAACTTTACCACTGACAGATTCATTATGTTCAACAAATAATTCTTTCTTGCCAGACATATGGTTACTGCAGCCCGTATCTAAGTaccatttatttttatcaatcACATCAATAGCATTACAGGTTAATAATAAAGTAGTAGTAGAAGTAGGAATAGGTTAAACTAGCTGTTGCCgtctaacaaaaaaaaagagcagaCAAATGAGAAACGAGAAGAACTTACAATGGTGATAGTGTCTATTTTCTTTTAGAATTTTagaaataatcatcaacaaaatGTTTCAATTTGCAAAAAATAATGTTCTTTTTCTAGAGGGCTTAAAAAACCATGTGTAAGTCATAACtaggaaataaagaaaaactttaactttcattaaaaaaacaagattaattttttatacactgacagtgtatacattttCACCATTAAATGCCTGACATAtaatccaaatttaaatttaaaacccAAATTTTGCAAATGTATCGTGCATTTGatcgtgatagtgtatatactgtcagtctATATAAGATTTATTAACAAAAATGTTCTAGGGTTCCTTTTTATGTAACAAAAGtaggaaaagtttcaagaaaggTTCATGCTCCCAAAACTATTTAACTAACTCAATGTGTGTTtggttttaaaacaaaaaaaatcaataaattcaGTATTGAAAAATTTCACCTATTTAtctttcattatttcttcaagtTATTCCATTAGATAGGTTATTTCTAATTCATTTTTGATATTGAGAGAAACTTCTCCTTAACCCTAGACAATAGAAAAACAACtattaaaacatgaaataaCTTTTTAGCTTTAATCACTtaactagggatggcaatgggggcaaCCGCCCCGCGGGGAGCTCTCGGGGCGGGGGGTGGGGCGGGGATAtaccgccccatcccccgccccgccacctgcaaaatttttttttatatatataattatatataatatgtaatttaattagttataaacttatgataatgatattattagttagatgtattatataatgtatattagtgtatgtaatataattgatattatcaattatacgaataattagacatgtctactaatagaatttattaattagttatactaaatttactaatacatttatactaaatttctaattacacttaatagaataacacttttttctaaaaaaaaaaaagcataaacacaataatgaattagtgattgtatttgtaccaaaagtgaaaatttaactattttagttgtatttatttcataatgttggattgtattcaaataacttttgtttgattgtttttatgagttttaattgtaaaattaaaatgaataataacttgatgatatgttgatattttagtacttgattatttattaaaatttaattataataaaattttattaaccccgcgggtgcccccgcgggggaagcggggcagGACGGAGGCGGGGCGGGGGGAGCGGGACGtggcgggggcggggggagtttgtaggtagcggggcgggggatgggagaggggtcccccgccccgttgcgaTCCCTACACTTAACCACAAAAAAGACCTCCTTAATTAAGTTTTTGTCATCTTTTATCTACAAAAAAAGATTGATTCTATGCTCTGCACTTGGCATAGTTACATACCCTCAATGTGATAATTTAGGCAACAAACTGTTTTCGCCACATGTAGAAGGAAAAAATGACAACTACAATACAGTCTCTTGTGAATTTTGGTAGAAAATATGTACACTTGAGGATGTATTTATTCACAAATAACTGATTTTCATTAATTTAGTTAGAAGACATGCAGTTGTTTCTTTACAACATGTGTTCATGATGAAGTAATATTCGATTTGAGATTGTTGGATTAATTGTATTACATCGGAAAAGCAAAAATTGTTGGGGTGGCAATCCCGAATATATAATGAAGGGTAACAAAATAATACGGAGAATTTCTGATGGGTACAGTTTGTAATTAGCTCAAACTTCTCATTTGCATAAAatatagggataattgcagaaacctcccctgaggtttctaatacttgcactgacctcccctgtggtttgaaaaattgcactgacctcccttgaacttactaatcctttgcaaattcagtccaaacaaTTAAAATACTCCCTCTGTCCCAAAAACTTTGTCGTGCTTTGGGAGTTGAATTTTTTATGTACAGTACTAAGTTTCAGCTTTGTTTTCCGATTTTGCCACTTCAAAATCACTGTTAGAAACAAGAATGTGTGGTTATTAGTGGTCAAGAAGACATGAATGACATGTGGGCCCAAAGCTACTTACAAGAAGTCCAATCTGTCAACGAGAGTGATATTCACGCATCACTTCAAACCTTGTGTGTATCTCACGAATGTCTTGCAACTTTTGTTAACAACAAATGAAAATCAAGGGACCCCCTAATAAAAGTAAAGAATGAGGAAATCTTGAAGGGTAAAAATTGAAAcaagagaaattttgttttccattttaggtatatgatatatattttgggacaaataaaaaaggaaagtatgacactttcaatggAATGGGGGGAGTAttgttttagggagtgaaattagaattttgtactagatttgtatttactctcaattgtttaatttttgttaaatacaaaacctaccggTTTCCCTTTCGTAAATATATTAATGtaatactttttcaattttagttacaaacatttatgtatttaatataaattaaatgattaagaATAAAATGCCtataaagagccaatactttactcatctaatggatgaaagccataaagaattaatactttatgggctatttcttttttttaaaaaatatttaatttatattaaatagataacctactgatttcctttttgtaagaatgttactgtaacactttttgaattttacttacaaacattgatatatttatcataaattaaatgtttgaaagtaaaatacccataaagagccagtactttaaataggtaatgtgtatttgcccataaactacactccttaaaatttattaattgttaattgatttgtagtactttgttattcattggacatgtagcacaaagggcaaatctggtacaaaattctaatttcactctctaaaacaatgggcctgtttggaacctgagttttttgagagtttgtctaaaactttactgtagtgcactgtagaagttttttaaaaaattttgtagaagtttttgtaaagtgaaaattttttctttctttctttttcgctttcactttctctttctttttctttttctttctttcctttttcttttctttcctttctttttcttcttcttccttccccctcccccttcctCGTTACCTCTGCTGCCTGAACAGGCCACATCTTTGCAATCCACTCTCTTTCTTCATTTCCCCCAAGCCCACCGGCCTCCGCATTTCGCCAACCGCCTTCACATCCACTGCACCATCACCGCTATCATCAGCGTACCATTCACGGACAACAGAGACAGCACCCACAACACGGCAGGCTTTAGAGCCGAAATGGTAGAAAAAGCAGAGATCTCCAGTTCTCATGGACTTCATATTGTTCTGGGCTTGCTTGTTCTTGACGCCGTCCCATTTGGATACACCACCATTGGCTGCTTGGTCCTCCCATGACCACTCCCCTGGCTCCGTTTTTTATGGGCAATTTTCCTTCTCCCTATCTCCTCCGCTTTCCCCGCCACCCTCACCTTCCCCCGGTGCGATCTGGTCTGGCGACCAGATCGGCcagaggggaaggggaagggtggTGGGAGAGGAGTGGGAGAGAcgcagagagaaaaaaaaaagacagagggGAGGATGGTaggggaggaagagggggagagggaaaaaaggaaaaaaaaaaaagaccggAAGAGGCGGCAGAGATGGTGGCCAGCgacggaggtggtggtgggggaggaagaagaagaaaaggggaaatgagttttttttttgttttggatattttaagtgtgtaggttaaaaactttgataagtttttggggttcctgtagcacaagttattaaaaaactagTATAATAAAAACATGGTAAAAAACAGgccttccaaacaggcccaatattttaatcgtttggactgaatttgcaaaggattagtaagttcaggggaggtcagtgcaagtgtcagaaacctcaggggaggtttctgcaattatccctaaaacATATGCAAAATTTCCCAAAAAGCCCTTGATCCGTTTACTTGGACCCGGATGCGGGTCTTCCCTACTCGTGGCGGGAGCCCACTTTCCAACCTCTAAAACCCACAAGAAAAACCCCTGCATTTTCAAGAAAACGTCTGCAGATGAAGCTACAATGAAGCATCAAGCCAGAAGATTCCTGAGTAGTCACCGATTCGCCAACTCGCTCCACTCAACTCACCTGCCCAGAACTCGCTGTCTCCACACTCGGGTGACTCAGTTCTCTCACCACTCATCCCCTTCTCTTTCTACCCGAAGttccctttccctttctttGCTGGATTTAAGATCCCAAATTGAAAAGCTGCCCAAATCAGGGAAGTCAGAAGCATTTAGTAATGAAATCTTATCAGAAAATCCAGGATTGCCTGATTCTATGAGGATATTACATGAAGACCCAAAATTTGATTTACTCTTTTACAGGTGGGCCGCCGAGGAAAATGGATTTAGGTCATGTTCATCAAGTTATAATTCACAGTTGAAGTTTTGTGCTATAAATGATGGaatgaaggaatttttggtTGTTGTCAGAAGATGTAAAAGAAAGGGAATTTATATTGGTCAGAAGAcatatttagatatttattcGGATCTTAGGAGATTGAAAAGGGATGATGATGCTACTGAGTTGCAGCTTTTTTATGAGAACATGGTTTTTCAAAATGCTATTAAAGGAGTTGCTAAAATGGTGGCCCAGAATTTGGATTGGGGTAGTGAATTGGAGAGAAAATTGGGTGAAATGAGGATATGGGTACAGGAGAATTTTGTTTTAGGAGTATTGAAGGAGCTTAAGGGAAAAGGTTTGCCTTTGAAGGCTTTGAGTTTCTTTAAATGGGTTGGGGAGAGTTTGGGGTTTGAGCATAATAATGCTACTTATAATCGGATTCTTAGGATTCTTTGCACGGAAGAAACGATTATGGAGTTTTGGAGTATATTTGAGGAGATGAAAGATGCTGGTTATGTAATTGATAGTGATACTTATGTTGAAGTGATGTTGGAGTTTCAGAAGAGTAAGATGGTGAAGGACGCGGTTGAGCTTTTTGAGTATAGGATGGATACTCCATTTAAGTATTTGGAGGGGGAGTGTGGCTTGCTTTTTAATGTCATTTCATCGACAAGTAATCCAGACTTGGATCTGATGTTTAGAGTTGTGAAGAAATATGAGGCAGCCGGGTATTGTTTATTGAAGAGTGACTATGAGGGGATCCATAGGTGTTTGACTAGTGCTGGGAAGTTTGATGAAGCAGAGAAGATCATCCAGACCATGAGAAGGGCTGGTTATAATCAGTGTGACGTGACATACAGACAATTGATTTTTGGACTTTGTAAAGCGGGGAGGCTAGAAGAAGCCTGTGAAGTAGTAGACATGATGGAAGCACAGGGATACATTCCTGGTATCAAGACTTGGATCGCACTAACAAAAGGGTATTGTGATGTTAATGGAGTTGATAAGGCACTTCCATGGTTtggaattttggtgaaaaaagGCTTTGATGCAAATGCTGGtcttttggattttctagtATATGGATTTCTGAAAGAAAAGAGGGTCATTGGAGCATACGAGTTAGATATGGAAATGGTTGGCAAGGCTCACATGATACCATGGCACGCTACATTTAGGAATCTGATTGAAGAGCTTCTTGGAGAGAGGAGACTGGAAGAAGCCTTGAACCTTCTTCGGCTTATGATGAAACAGGATTATCGACCATATCGAGAGCCTTTTGTCCAGTATATCTCAAAATTTGGTTCCGTGGAGGATGCTTGGGAATTTTTGATGGCACTCAGTAAAAAAACGTATCCATCTCTTTTGGCTTGCCAACGTGTTTTCAAGTCCTTCTTTAATGAGGGTAGACATTGTGAGGCCAAGGAGCTTCTTTTAAAGTGCCCTGATCATATTAGCAGACGTCCCGCAATTTGCACCCTTTTTGGTTCTTCATAGAGCAGCAACCCAGAAGCAACTTCAGCTTGAGATCATCACTTAGAAGTACGTGTTTAGTTGATACCTAAATGTTCATAAGGTTGTAATTACAAAGGTACCATGTGCACTGCTGGCCTTTCTTTTGCTGAACTTTGCAGAGTGTAGATTAGTATTGAAAGTTTTCTCTTGCAATGAGTAGAGGAATAGTAATGACTAGGAGCTTGTCTTGGCCAAAACTCCTGAGTCATGGCTAAGGCCTTTATTTCTTTTGGCCTTGAAAGACCCTCAGATATATAATCTAACATCTAAGTCTTGGGAGGGATACGATTGTATATGATGCATCTTTCAAGAAATGTATGTACTTGCTCTATCTGcaaaacattttcttttcatgatatgatttggcAATGTGCAGAGTCTTCATGATGAACATTTCACAGCATTATCTACTATCAAACTCTTTATCTCAGTATTCGCATGTTTAGAAGGTTCTTCTCCATGGTTATACATCTTCATTTGTTGTATCATGTTCTCCTACTTTTCTTTTACAGTGCTCATTTGCATTGCTCGTCCTCTTATGGTCACACAGTAGTCCTGCTGTATGCGCTAATCTGGCCTCAAATTTCTTTCACACTCTGTCCAACAAGTATGAGTACAATACTTTGAAATTGTTCGCCTTTTTGTTTATCATGGCTGGCACAAAGAATCTTTACCCGGATGGCCAAATGGAGTTTTCCAATTATCTTCTTTGAGATTAGACACTTAGAATTTTGGATAGTTACAAATGATTCAATATCTGTATCATATGAATTTTGGGGTCTActaatgcatttttttttatctcaccaGTTAGAAGTTGGTTGAAACAAATTATTTTCTTGTCATTCCTCAAAAACTGAAGAATGTGAATGTTCCTCAAAATACTATTCATGGAATAGTGAATTGGAATGTGGGAAGCTCTTATATAATGAAAGATAGTGGAACTGGCTCTCAAAATCAAAGGCAATTATCTTTGACCATGTGGATAACATTTGAACAAGTAAAGAATTCGCAATTGTGAGTGTAATGACTTGTTCTtatgaaaatgatgataaatCTGGGAATAATAGTTACTATCCAAATAGTCGATTTCAGtaaagaattttctttttctagagGGCTTCATAACAAATCACTTGTATAAAAGTTTGCCTCAGGCATTATTTATGTCAGAGAAGTATCCATTTCAAGAAGTGTTTTATGCTCTGAATACTCTTCAAATATTGTAACtattagatatatatatatatataatgaaataaataaaactaatcaacatatatatatatataagattgcAAACTTGTACCAATTTCTCTTTCATAATTCTTCAAGATATTTCATTAAGAAAGTCATTACCTATTCCCAaagctgcctttttttttttttttcaagaacacATGCATCATGATGAAGTAACTTTAAATTTGAGACTATTGGATTATATGGATCACATAGGAAAAGATTGGCAAGGGGTGGCGggtgcaaatcaagaaatatAAGTTCAGATGGGGACAATACAATACATAATTAGCACAAACTTCTCCTGCGTAAAGCCGTAGACCAGGGAGTCTGGGGGGTCTTTATCTCTTAGCAGCGGGGCACCCTGTGGGGTTAAGTTCCCACATCGCTTGGGGGGGTTTGGGGGGTTTAGTAGTTAAGTGCTGCGGAgcacttcaaaagttgccggcttttgaagtgtCTTCGCAGAGTCCATTTATCGAAACACTCATACAAAAAACTGTGAGTTATGAAAGGGGGTAAAGCCGTAGACCAGCATGCTGtacctaattttccaaaaaAGGCCATCGGTTTACTTGAATCCGGATGCGGGTCTTCCCTACTTTCCAAAAAAGGCCATCTATAGTTCTGTACCAGGAACCCGCTTTCCAACTCCTAAaacccgcaaaaaaaaaaaaaaaatcccatttCAAGAAAACGTCTGCAAATGACGGCGGAAGCAGCAATGAAGCAACAAGCCAGGAGACTCCTGAGTTGTCTCCGATTCGCCAACTCGCTCCACTCAACTCACCTGCTGAGAAGTCGCTCGCTCCACACTCAGGTGACTCGGTTCCCTCACTGTTtatccccttttcttttcaccCGAAGTTTCAATTACAGTGTTTTTTCGGCTTTTAGATCCCGGCTTAAAAAGATTGTAGAAGACATACAATCAGAAAGAGCGCGAGGGACAATTTCTTTGACCGAGTTACTGAGAGAAGAAGCAAATTCTTCCTTTTCCCAGTCGGAAGCTGCTGGGAAAAGTTGGTTCAGGCCATGTTCTTCACGATATAGATTAAAGCTGCAATCGTGTGCTATACGTAATGATATGAAGGGGTTTTGGGCTGTTTTTGAAAACGTTAGAAAAAAGGGAAAGTATATCGATGAGGAGACGTTTTTAGTTGTAGAATCGGAACTTATTAAGTTGGATAGGGTTGATGATGCTAAGGAGTTGAAgcttttttatcaaaaattgattCTTGAAATTCCTATCAAGAGAGCTGTGAATTTGGTGGCTGAGAACTCGGATTGGGGCGGTGAATTGGAGAGAAAATTGGGAGAGAATAGCATATCAGTGCAGGAGAATTTTGTTTTGGGGGTGTTGGAGGGGCTTGGGAAAAAAGGTTTGCCTTTGAAAGCTTTGAGTTTTTTCAAATGGGTTCGGGAGAGTCTGGGGTTTGAGCATGATAATTTTACTTATAATTGTATTCTTAGGTTTCTTTGCAGGGAAGAGGCGATTTCGGAGTT encodes:
- the LOC113740729 gene encoding pentatricopeptide repeat-containing protein At3g48250, chloroplastic-like, with the protein product MKHQARRFLSSHRFANSLHSTHLPRTRCLHTRVTQFSHHSSPSLSTRSSLSLSLLDLRSQIEKLPKSGKSEAFSNEILSENPGLPDSMRILHEDPKFDLLFYRWAAEENGFRSCSSSYNSQLKFCAINDGMKEFLVVVRRCKRKGIYIGQKTYLDIYSDLRRLKRDDDATELQLFYENMVFQNAIKGVAKMVAQNLDWGSELERKLGEMRIWVQENFVLGVLKELKGKGLPLKALSFFKWVGESLGFEHNNATYNRILRILCTEETIMEFWSIFEEMKDAGYVIDSDTYVEVMLEFQKSKMVKDAVELFEYRMDTPFKYLEGECGLLFNVISSTSNPDLDLMFRVVKKYEAAGYCLLKSDYEGIHRCLTSAGKFDEAEKIIQTMRRAGYNQCDVTYRQLIFGLCKAGRLEEACEVVDMMEAQGYIPGIKTWIALTKGYCDVNGVDKALPWFGILVKKGFDANAGLLDFLVYGFLKEKRVIGAYELDMEMVGKAHMIPWHATFRNLIEELLGERRLEEALNLLRLMMKQDYRPYREPFVQYISKFGSVEDAWEFLMALSKKTYPSLLACQRVFKSFFNEGRHCEAKELLLKCPDHISRRPAICTLFGSS